The genomic window CTGCACTTGGCAGGTGTATGCAAGAATGGGATCGACGCCGATGACAATAGCCCCCACCGGAGTTATCCCGGCGCGCTTGCATTTCAAAAGATACTTGCCGAAACGATGAAACGGCTGAGCAAAGAACGTGAAGTGATCACGATCGATGATTTGCGCACGGTAATGCCCGATGTCGCTGACGCCGATTTCCGGATCCTTCGAGATGAAAATGCCGGCGGTGATGTAACGTCCGCCGTCCTGAGGGCTGTAGATCGGGATCGGAAAGCGGGTGATGTCGATCTCGTCACCGGTCAGCACGACCTCGTGACTCGGCGCACCGCTTGAAACCAGAACTGGACCGATCGGATTGTTTAAACCCGACAACACCTTTTCAAATATCGTTTGTTCCGTTGCCTCGAACGCCAGCAAAGCTTTCTTGCGCGTGGAGTAGACCCCGCCAACGAGAGGATATTGCGTCCCGTTTTGCGTAAAGATGATGGCAGGTCCCTGCTGCGCGTAGCTCTGCTTAAGCACCTTTGCAACATCGTATTGCAGGTTGACTGGCCGATCGATCTCTATCAGGTCGTCATGATCACGAAGGGTCTGAAGAAACTCCCGAAAATCATTGTAGGGCATCGATGGCTCACTTATTGCTGGCGATCTTCTGATTTCCTGGCGCGCACCCTCTTTCGTCGTGTTTTCTGAGCTTGCGCATCTGGCCATTCCAGCGTTTCGCGAAAGGAGCAGAAAGCCCGAATTGATCGAGCACACGTGCAACGATGTGATCGACAATATCGTCCACCGATTGCGGATGGTTATAGAAGGCCGGCATCGGAGGCAGAATAGTCACGCCCATGGCAGCCAACTTGAGCATGTTTTCGAGATGTATGGGAGACAGCGGGGTTTCGCGCGCGACGAGCACCAGCTTGCGTCGCTCCTTGAGAATGACGTCGGCGGCCCGGTGCACGAGATGTTCGCCATAACCATGCGCAATGCCGCTCAACGTCCGCATCGAGCAGGGAATGACGACCATTCCGTCGGTCAGGAAAGAACCGGAAGAGACGGAAGCACCCATATCCGCCAAGTTATGTGTTACGCTGGCCAGCGTGCGGACATCATCGACGCTATAGGGCGTTTCATGCTCGATAGTTTGTTGCGCCCACTTAGTGATGATGAGATGCGTTTCCACATCGCATTTCTTTAGGGCCTCCAGCAGGCGGATCCCGAGAATCGCGCCGGTCGCCCCGGTCATTCCTACGATCAATCGCCGCTTCATTGGCCTTCCTTTTCTGCAACCCAAAATTTCGTTGCGATCTACTGGGACATTTGCGTCGGCCGGTACGATCAATGTGATAATTATAATCGCCAACAATGTTAGTTGACAACCTTATTTAACAGCACTAATGGACTGCAGAGAGCGCTCACATCTATGCTGCAGCGCGGAAAATGTCGAAGCAGACATGACCATTATCCTCAGTTCCAACCGGCTTGAAAGAAAGCGGCGAGAAGCGGTCCGATCTCGAACAATTGTCGATCGTCATCGCTATTTCGAAGGCGTCGCCCAAGCGCGGTTCGTTTTGCGCAAGGTGTTTAGGCTGATTGAGGAGCAGGCAAAGCTCGCCGGACTTGATCCGCTCGAGCACCAAGGATTGATTCAAATCTATGGGAGCCCGAGCAAACGCTTGCGCGTGAAAGAAGTCGCCGAGCGACTGGATATCGCTCCGGCATTCGCTTCCGGACTTGTGAAATCGCTGGAGCGGAAAGGTTACGTCACCCGTGTGCGCAGCGAAGACGACCAGCGCGTTATGTTTTCGGCGATCACGGCGAAGGGAATGAATACCCTGCACCGCATAGACGAGCAGGTACACGTCCATGTCGAGTATTTCGCCCGCCAGCTTGATCAGAATACGCGCGAGGCGGTCATATCGATAGTGATGTTCTATGTCGGGATTTCGCTCGCGACCCCGAGCGCGGCAAATGCCTGAGGACCATGCCGATCACGGCTGCAAACGCCGGGCTACGAGATAATTGTTATGTTCATCAAAGCAGGAGTTGCAAATGGCGTACCGTGACATGCGTGATTATCTGGCGGTGCTTCAGCAGCAGGGGCTCCTCCGGCGCGTGAGCCGCGAAACCGACCACAATTGGGAGGTGGCCTGCCTCGCCAAGTGGATGTATCAGGCGCTGCCGGTCGAACGACGATTTGGTCTGTATTTCGATAACATCAGGAACTCAAAAATTCATGTCATCACCGGTGCGCTCGGCGCCTCGCCGGCCAGCGTTGCGCTCGCGCTTCAGTGCGAGGTCGAGGAAATTAATAACAAGGTCATCGAGGCCCTGCGCCGCCCGTTGAAGCCGCGCGTCGTAGATAAAGGTTTTTGCCAAGAGGTGGTTTTCACCGGCAAGGACGCCGGCCTCGGCAGGCTACCGATCGTGACCTGGACGCCGGGCAAGGACAAGGCGCCCTATCTCACCACCATCGTCGTCACGCGCGACCACGACACTGGGATCGCCAATATGGCGGTCTATCGCACCATGGTGCGGGATGATCATAGCCTCGTGGTCAATCTCTCTCCAAACCGCCAAGGGACGATCAATGTCAAGTCCTGGCACGACAAGGGCAAGAAGGCACCGATCGCCTGGGTGATTGCGGCCGAGCCCGCAGTTCACCTCGCCACCGTCGCCAACCTGCCCTACGGCAAGGACGAAATCGAATTGGCTGGCGGCCTGACAGGCGAGCCAATCGAACTCGTTCGCTGCAAGACAATTGACCTGTTGGTTCCGGCTCGATCCGAGATCATCGTCGAAGCCGAAATCGCCCCCGGCGAAGTCGATAATGAAGGCCCCTTCGGCGAGTTTGCCGGCTATATGGGCGTGGTGGACAAGCGCCCGGTCGCGCATGTGACGGCTTTGACACATCGGAAAGATCCAGTTTTCTATGGCTACACCAGCCAGATGCCGCCGTCGGAAAGCACCACGATCCAAAGCCTGATGAATGCTGGCGTAATCCTGCAAATGCTCCGGGATCACATCGGAGAGCAATCGGTGACCGACGTGTGGATCGACCTGACATTCGGCGGTCTGCTCGCCCATTGCATCATCGCGATGACGCCGAAATTCCCAGCGCATGGGAAAAAGGTCGGCCGCATCGTTGCCGACGCGACGCTGATCAAGCGGGTAACCGTCGTCGATTCGGATGTCGACATCCGCGATCCGAGCCACATCGAATGGGCGATGAACTCCCGTTTCAGTCCACAGCGCGACACGGTTCTGATCGATGATGTTTACGTTCCGCTGCAGATCGATCCGTCTGTACGCGACGCCTACGGCAAGGTCACGCAGGGATCAAAGATGGTCATCGACGCCACGCAGAAGATCGAGTCGGGACCCTTCTCGC from Pseudorhodoplanes sp. includes these protein-coding regions:
- a CDS encoding helix-turn-helix domain-containing protein codes for the protein MTIILSSNRLERKRREAVRSRTIVDRHRYFEGVAQARFVLRKVFRLIEEQAKLAGLDPLEHQGLIQIYGSPSKRLRVKEVAERLDIAPAFASGLVKSLERKGYVTRVRSEDDQRVMFSAITAKGMNTLHRIDEQVHVHVEYFARQLDQNTREAVISIVMFYVGISLATPSAANA
- a CDS encoding non-oxidative hydroxyarylic acid decarboxylases subunit B; the protein is MKRRLIVGMTGATGAILGIRLLEALKKCDVETHLIITKWAQQTIEHETPYSVDDVRTLASVTHNLADMGASVSSGSFLTDGMVVIPCSMRTLSGIAHGYGEHLVHRAADVILKERRKLVLVARETPLSPIHLENMLKLAAMGVTILPPMPAFYNHPQSVDDIVDHIVARVLDQFGLSAPFAKRWNGQMRKLRKHDERGCAPGNQKIASNK
- a CDS encoding UbiD family decarboxylase, with the protein product MAYRDMRDYLAVLQQQGLLRRVSRETDHNWEVACLAKWMYQALPVERRFGLYFDNIRNSKIHVITGALGASPASVALALQCEVEEINNKVIEALRRPLKPRVVDKGFCQEVVFTGKDAGLGRLPIVTWTPGKDKAPYLTTIVVTRDHDTGIANMAVYRTMVRDDHSLVVNLSPNRQGTINVKSWHDKGKKAPIAWVIAAEPAVHLATVANLPYGKDEIELAGGLTGEPIELVRCKTIDLLVPARSEIIVEAEIAPGEVDNEGPFGEFAGYMGVVDKRPVAHVTALTHRKDPVFYGYTSQMPPSESTTIQSLMNAGVILQMLRDHIGEQSVTDVWIDLTFGGLLAHCIIAMTPKFPAHGKKVGRIVADATLIKRVTVVDSDVDIRDPSHIEWAMNSRFSPQRDTVLIDDVYVPLQIDPSVRDAYGKVTQGSKMVIDATQKIESGPFSLPPKDMMMKALDVWKASELPEFPIPKRAMLRLENS